A region from the Rufibacter sp. DG15C genome encodes:
- the smc gene encoding chromosome segregation protein SMC: MELARLEIKGFKSFGDKVTINFDSGITGIVGPNGCGKSNIVDAIRWVLGEQKTRNLRSDKMESVIFNGTKNRKPQQLAEVSLTFNNNKGILPTEYSQVTITRKYYRTGESEYLLNNVTCRLKDINDLFLDTGIGSDSYAIIELKMVDDILNDKDNSRRTLFEEAAGISKFKVRKKQTMRKLEETDADLERVEDVLFEIGKNLKSLERQAKTTEKYYSLKDEYKKLSLEYARRNIGHHQEALERLESDLKKETERKGGYSEELVALEDALQEQKTLVDRTQLQLQNTQKEVHEHTSQLRQLENEIKLKSERKFYLQERAKTLQSQISQDTTNIGQTEASLGQLQNDLEEIQEELLVSEEQLGLTKKEMEHVNQQKSDLQREVQEKTLAQRQVQNEVFTLNKSIEITQMQIQTHRAELERMQQMEGSENSLQMQYEDALAETQQQLEEAQAQLVALQEAERLLQEEMTNTEATLHEYRQQLIDINRQLDSKKNQYTLTKSLVDNLEGFPDAIKFLYKSKTWQKPAPLLSDIISCDQEYKALIESYLEPYMNFFVVETAEDAVEAIHLLNNQNKGRANFIILSEVEDLDVTATISTPKYKAALETVASEEKYHPLLRYMLNEVYISATSDTELYLSDGRTYILKDGSVIKKPLSVSGGSVGLFDGNRLGRKQNLEKLAEELEALKEQSELMKNKISTLQHVLQNQKNGTQAEAIRLQERSINTLQQELISHKVRYEQFQLNLQNQASKKDELFEKIQELGETLADLLPDSESKNLALKSYEQELAGLAQVLDKQNEIIAEVSGIFNQENIKFHQLKNRLQSIQQELAYKQKTVMNHQERLVQLQDELARAEDETATLEQFVEDQSYQLEEGLVQKKDLAQQLDEVEKAYFHLRGEVDEKEKAIRELQRKKENTDEVFQSMQQAITDTRIKLVAVLERLSAEFNMSQEDLAEAPTEKLDISNEELSQQVNTIKHKLENVGPVNPMAAEAYQEIETRHQFIQTQKNDLVGAKQQLLDTISEIDTVAKEKYLEAFDQIKDNFMRVFRSLFSEEDTCDLYIQDPSNPLESKIEIMARPKGKRPLTINQLSGGEKTLTAISLLFAIYLLKPAPFCIFDEVDAPLDDANIDKFNNIVKKFSGDSQFIVVTHNKRTMISTDVIYGITMLEAGVSRVIPVDLRELAPEPEEAAALTA, encoded by the coding sequence ATGGAATTAGCAAGATTAGAGATTAAGGGCTTTAAGAGTTTCGGGGATAAGGTCACCATTAACTTTGATAGCGGCATTACTGGTATTGTAGGACCCAACGGTTGCGGCAAGTCCAACATCGTGGACGCCATTAGGTGGGTATTGGGCGAGCAGAAAACCCGTAACCTGCGCTCAGACAAAATGGAGAGCGTGATTTTTAACGGTACCAAGAACCGAAAGCCCCAGCAACTGGCCGAGGTCTCTCTTACCTTCAACAACAACAAGGGCATTCTGCCTACCGAATACTCGCAGGTCACCATTACGCGCAAGTACTACCGTACCGGCGAGAGCGAATACCTGCTCAACAACGTTACTTGCCGCCTCAAGGACATCAACGACCTATTCCTGGACACCGGGATTGGCTCAGACTCCTATGCCATCATTGAGTTGAAGATGGTGGATGACATCCTCAACGACAAAGACAACTCGCGCCGTACCCTGTTTGAGGAAGCGGCCGGCATCTCCAAGTTCAAGGTGCGCAAGAAACAGACCATGCGCAAGTTGGAAGAAACTGACGCCGATTTGGAGCGTGTAGAGGACGTCTTGTTTGAAATAGGCAAGAACTTGAAGAGCCTAGAGCGCCAGGCCAAAACCACTGAAAAGTATTACTCCCTTAAAGACGAATATAAGAAGCTAAGCCTGGAATACGCCCGCCGCAACATTGGCCACCACCAAGAGGCTTTGGAGCGTCTGGAAAGCGACCTTAAGAAGGAAACTGAACGCAAAGGTGGTTATTCTGAGGAGTTGGTAGCGCTGGAAGATGCGTTGCAGGAGCAGAAGACCCTGGTTGACCGTACCCAGCTGCAGTTGCAGAACACCCAGAAAGAGGTGCACGAGCATACCAGCCAATTGCGCCAACTGGAAAACGAGATTAAGTTGAAAAGCGAGCGCAAGTTCTATTTGCAGGAACGCGCCAAGACTCTTCAGAGCCAAATAAGCCAGGATACTACCAACATTGGGCAGACCGAGGCCAGCCTGGGACAGTTGCAGAATGACCTAGAGGAGATTCAGGAAGAGCTACTCGTGTCTGAGGAGCAACTGGGTCTTACCAAAAAAGAAATGGAGCATGTAAATCAGCAGAAGTCTGATTTACAGAGAGAGGTGCAGGAGAAAACCCTGGCCCAGCGCCAGGTGCAGAATGAGGTGTTCACGCTCAACAAGAGCATTGAAATCACCCAGATGCAGATTCAGACGCACCGCGCCGAACTGGAGCGGATGCAGCAGATGGAAGGCTCAGAGAACAGCCTCCAGATGCAGTATGAAGATGCGCTCGCTGAAACCCAGCAACAACTGGAGGAAGCCCAGGCCCAACTGGTAGCGTTACAGGAGGCGGAGCGTCTCTTGCAAGAAGAAATGACCAATACGGAGGCCACCTTGCATGAATACCGCCAGCAATTAATAGACATCAACCGCCAGCTGGACTCCAAGAAAAACCAGTACACCTTGACCAAGTCCTTGGTGGACAATTTGGAAGGCTTCCCAGATGCCATCAAGTTTCTATACAAGTCCAAGACCTGGCAGAAGCCGGCCCCGCTCCTGTCAGACATCATCTCCTGTGACCAGGAGTACAAGGCCCTGATTGAAAGCTACCTGGAGCCGTACATGAACTTCTTCGTGGTAGAAACCGCCGAGGACGCCGTAGAAGCCATTCATCTCCTTAACAACCAAAACAAAGGCCGCGCCAACTTCATCATCCTTTCTGAGGTGGAAGATTTGGACGTGACCGCCACCATCAGCACCCCTAAGTACAAGGCGGCTCTGGAGACCGTCGCCTCTGAGGAGAAATACCATCCTTTGTTGCGCTACATGCTCAATGAGGTGTACATCAGTGCCACGTCAGACACGGAGTTGTACCTGAGTGACGGCCGCACCTACATCTTAAAAGACGGCTCCGTCATTAAAAAGCCATTGAGCGTTTCAGGAGGGTCTGTTGGGTTATTTGACGGCAACCGTTTGGGTCGCAAACAAAACCTTGAGAAACTGGCAGAGGAACTGGAAGCCTTGAAAGAGCAGTCTGAGCTGATGAAAAACAAAATCAGCACGCTCCAGCACGTTCTTCAAAACCAGAAGAACGGCACCCAGGCCGAGGCCATCAGACTGCAGGAACGTTCCATTAATACCCTGCAACAAGAGCTCATCAGCCATAAGGTGCGCTATGAGCAGTTCCAGTTGAACCTACAAAACCAGGCCAGCAAGAAGGATGAGCTGTTTGAGAAAATCCAGGAACTAGGCGAAACCTTAGCCGACCTCCTCCCCGATTCCGAAAGCAAAAATCTGGCCCTCAAAAGCTATGAGCAGGAGCTGGCGGGCTTAGCACAAGTCCTTGACAAACAGAACGAAATCATCGCCGAGGTAAGCGGTATCTTTAACCAGGAGAACATCAAATTCCATCAGCTCAAGAACCGCCTGCAAAGCATTCAGCAGGAACTGGCCTACAAGCAGAAGACCGTGATGAACCACCAGGAGCGCCTGGTGCAGTTGCAGGATGAGCTGGCCCGCGCCGAGGATGAGACCGCCACCTTGGAGCAGTTTGTAGAAGACCAGTCCTATCAATTGGAGGAAGGCCTGGTGCAGAAAAAAGACCTTGCCCAGCAACTGGACGAGGTGGAGAAAGCCTACTTCCATCTTCGCGGCGAAGTGGACGAGAAGGAGAAAGCCATCCGGGAGTTGCAACGTAAAAAAGAGAACACCGATGAAGTGTTCCAATCCATGCAGCAGGCCATCACCGACACCCGCATTAAATTGGTGGCCGTGTTAGAGCGTCTGTCAGCGGAGTTCAACATGAGCCAGGAAGATTTGGCGGAGGCCCCTACCGAGAAGCTGGACATCTCTAATGAGGAACTAAGCCAGCAGGTAAACACTATCAAGCACAAACTGGAGAACGTAGGACCGGTGAATCCCATGGCCGCCGAGGCCTACCAGGAGATTGAAACCCGTCACCAGTTCATCCAGACGCAGAAGAATGACTTGGTAGGCGCCAAGCAGCAACTTTTAGATACCATCTCGGAGATTGACACCGTGGCCAAAGAAAAGTACTTAGAGGCCTTTGACCAGATCAAGGACAACTTCATGCGCGTGTTTCGGTCCTTATTCTCTGAGGAGGATACTTGTGATCTGTACATCCAGGACCCAAGCAATCCGCTGGAGTCTAAGATTGAGATCATGGCCCGGCCTAAAGGCAAGCGTCCGTTGACCATCAACCAGCTGTCTGGTGGTGAGAAGACATTAACGGCCATCTCTCTGCTGTTTGCCATATACCTCTTGAAGCCTGCCCCGTTCTGTATCTTTGACGAAGTGGACGCTCCTTTGGATGATGCTAACATTGACAAGTTCAACAACATTGTGAAGAAGTTCTCAGGAGACTCGCAGTTCATTGTGGTGACGCACAACAAGCGCACCATGATCTCCACAGACGTGATCTACGGCATCACCATGCTGGAGGCCGGCGTGTCCAGGGTGATACCTGTAGACTTAAGGGAATTGGCTCCAGAACCTGAAGAAGCGGCCGCTCTGACAGCCTAA
- a CDS encoding lysophospholipid acyltransferase family protein — protein MFGNLLAKSIFKLSGWTLKGGMPPGVKKAIMVAAPHTSNWDFIYARAAFYLMGVPVKITIKKEAFFFPMGPILKALGAIPVDRKKNNNLVAAMVDLFKQRDELVMLVTPEGTRKYQPRWKKGFYYTALGAGVPIVMGYLDYAKKEAGIGPMIQPTGDFDADMEKILNFYRTVTAKYPSQGVR, from the coding sequence ATGTTTGGAAATTTACTCGCGAAATCCATTTTTAAACTTTCCGGTTGGACGCTGAAAGGCGGTATGCCTCCCGGGGTGAAGAAGGCGATTATGGTGGCGGCACCGCATACCAGCAACTGGGACTTTATCTATGCGCGCGCGGCCTTTTACTTGATGGGCGTACCCGTTAAAATCACCATCAAGAAGGAGGCGTTTTTCTTCCCGATGGGCCCCATCCTAAAAGCTTTAGGTGCCATACCGGTGGACCGCAAGAAGAACAACAACCTAGTGGCCGCCATGGTAGACTTGTTTAAGCAGCGCGACGAATTGGTTATGTTGGTAACGCCAGAAGGAACCCGTAAGTACCAACCCCGCTGGAAGAAAGGATTTTACTACACGGCCTTGGGCGCGGGCGTTCCCATTGTGATGGGCTACCTGGACTACGCCAAAAAGGAGGCCGGCATTGGGCCCATGATTCAGCCTACCGGCGACTTTGACGCGGACATGGAAAAGATCCTTAATTTCTACAGAACCGTTACAGCCAAATACCCTAGCCAGGGCGTTCGGTAG
- a CDS encoding patatin-like phospholipase family protein, whose amino-acid sequence MVRIGVCLSGGAARGIAHLGVIKALNELQIPIDVISGTSSGAIAGAFIAAGFAPEEVLELVRDVSVTQFLRPALNKGILHSNALLKIFEQHLEGITFADLPTQLIISATDLNQGSTVYLTEGLVANALRASSALPIMFQPVAHQEMLLVDGGLLNNLPVECLTGTCDKIIGVHVNPVNHQADIKSIRQVTERVFHLAINANVQQRIAICSIFLEPPALKNYHIYAINKAQEIFEVGYQYAKSLEKELMKLLVE is encoded by the coding sequence ATGGTGCGCATAGGAGTCTGCTTGTCTGGCGGCGCAGCCCGCGGCATTGCGCATTTGGGCGTCATTAAGGCGCTGAATGAGTTGCAGATTCCCATCGATGTAATATCAGGGACCAGTTCAGGTGCGATTGCAGGGGCGTTTATTGCTGCAGGTTTTGCCCCAGAGGAGGTTCTTGAACTGGTGCGTGATGTTTCTGTGACGCAATTTTTGCGGCCAGCCCTCAACAAGGGGATTCTCCATTCCAACGCGCTGCTTAAAATATTTGAACAGCACTTGGAGGGCATCACCTTCGCGGACCTTCCCACCCAGTTGATTATTTCGGCTACAGATCTAAACCAGGGCAGCACCGTCTACCTGACGGAAGGGTTGGTGGCCAACGCCCTTAGGGCCTCTTCTGCCTTGCCCATCATGTTTCAGCCGGTGGCCCACCAAGAAATGCTGCTGGTGGACGGGGGGCTGCTCAACAACCTACCCGTGGAGTGCCTGACCGGCACCTGTGATAAAATCATTGGCGTGCACGTTAACCCCGTCAACCACCAGGCAGATATCAAAAGCATTAGGCAGGTGACCGAACGCGTTTTCCATCTGGCCATCAATGCCAATGTGCAGCAGCGCATTGCCATATGTTCTATCTTCCTGGAGCCGCCTGCCCTAAAAAACTATCACATCTATGCCATCAACAAAGCCCAGGAGATTTTTGAGGTAGGCTATCAGTATGCTAAGTCCTTAGAGAAGGAACTGATGAAACTGTTGGTGGAGTAG